In Syntrophobacterales bacterium, the genomic stretch CCGGGCAAGAAAAAAGATGTGGCTTTTAAGCGGGGGAAAATTATAGAACAGAAAGATATTGAGAGACTTCTCGACCTCGGCAAAAGGCATCTCTATATTTTTGAAGGCGAAGTCAATGGGGTCCATGAGGACGAGGCTGGCATGAGGATTGCCCAGTCCATAATGGGCGGGAATATGGAACCCCTTCCGCCCAAGGAAGGGAAGGTAAGTATGAGAAGTACCGTGGACGGACTTTTCTACGTGAATAACAAATACCTTTATGAAATAAACCGCATTAAAGATGTGCTCGTGAGTACTGTGCCGAATAGACACCCCGTTAAAGTCGGCGATATTGTTGCTGCTACCAGGATCATTCCTCTTTATATAAAAGAGAAAGATCTGAAAAAGGTCGAGAGGGTGGGAGAGAAGGGTGTGATCAGGGTAAGCCCCTTCAGAACCATGAGAGTGGGTTTGGTTATTACGGGGAGTGAAGTCTATGCTGGCAGAGTTATGGACGGTTCAGCTGTAGTGGAAAATAAGATCTGTAGTTACGGCCTTGATCTCGTCGGCAAAATCATAGTCCCCGATGAGATTTCTTCTATCAGTGAGGCCGTACTGGCGTTTTTCGATAAAGATGCAGATATTGTTATTACTACCGCCGGACTTTCTGTGGATCCCGATGATGTAACTAAAGAGGGGATT encodes the following:
- a CDS encoding molybdopterin-binding protein, with translation MKKVKVEDALGMALAHDITEIIPGKKKDVAFKRGKIIEQKDIERLLDLGKRHLYIFEGEVNGVHEDEAGMRIAQSIMGGNMEPLPPKEGKVSMRSTVDGLFYVNNKYLYEINRIKDVLVSTVPNRHPVKVGDIVAATRIIPLYIKEKDLKKVERVGEKGVIRVSPFRTMRVGLVITGSEVYAGRVMDGSAVVENKICSYGLDLVGKIIVPDEISSISEAVLAFFDKDADIVITTAGLSVDPDDVTKEGIEATGAEVLFYGTPVFPGAMFLVARLKGKYILGAPACVYHSEYTVLDIVLTRIMAGERMRKTDMVKLSYGGLCLHCDVCHYPTCFFGKGP